The genomic interval TCTGCGAAGCCGTTGTAGTCTCGCTTCGGCTGTTTGTTTGCGAGCCTTGCTCGGACGGCTTCTGCGGCACTCTGCTTGGCGGGagcctgtgtctctgctttgccGCTGTCTCCCGGCATCTGCTTCCCTCCCGCGCGCGCTGCCGGAGCTTCTCGTTTCCgctccgcctcttctcgccccGCAGCGCTTTTCCCGGTACGAGCTGCTGGCTGAGCCGGTTTCTGCTTCGGCTTTCCAGGCGTACAATTGCTGCTCTCTGTCCGAGGTAGGCGCGCCGCGGCCGAGGGACGGGGAACGTAAGGCCCCGCGGCGACCGCGGCCTCCGCCACTCGCGCCAGAGCCTCCTGCGAAGGCGCGAGAGTCGCGTAACTCGTCCAAGAGTTCTCCGTCCACAAGCGGGCGTACCGATGCTTGATCTCCGTGCAGTTCCCCGTCGCCAGATCGCGCGCAAATCGCTCGTACGACTGGAGGAGGGGGCATTTTggcggcgagagcgacgcaaaagaggacggaggcagacagacagaggaaaaatTCACTGCGACGGTTGTGGGAAGGActaaagagaaagaggctcTCGTGGGTCGAAATCCGACACTCGCGCGCAGCAAGGAAAATGACGTGTGTTGTGGGAGATTGACCAAGGAGAAAGTGACCAGACGGAGAAACCAAAGTCCTATAATGTTCCCAAAGACGCCAGACTACTGGCATCCACATTTCGGCAGTACCAGGagagaaatatatatatgtatatatatatgtaatgcatgtatatatatatatatatatatatacatgcatatgcggCAACACAGAGATAGCCTTAGGTTCGAAGGAACGGCGGCAGATATGAGTAGAAGCGAAAACGGATAGACAGGCAGGTGAGGAGatagcgagagagaacgtgGAAATAAGCGGCCCCAcatcaagaaagagaacgtaTTCCCTCGAGAACAAACGAATGCACGAGAAACacggcgaagacgaacgGACACCATAGAGCCCACTGCAACCAGCTTTATCCTGACAGCTCGTGAGACACACAGGGAAAGGTCTGTCTGCGCGGAGCCTTTATCGTGAGCTCGTTCGACATGAACATTCCAGCCTCTGAACAcgcacagatgcatgcgtacCGTCACTTTCCTTTGAAGCCGGAAAAAAACAACGGTGTGGTACACCGCATCGCGAATACTCTCTGACGGCAGACGGATTGTCACTGTGGTTTCTCTGAAGCCCGCTACGGAGAATCTGAAACGAATCCAAAAGACAAAGATAACCCACAACGGGCAAAATTGGAATCCAAAACTTTATAAGAATTTCTTTGAATTCCTCCGCCTGTCGCTCTATACGTGGCAGAACCTGAACTCTTTCCACCGAATGCAGAGGACAGGGAAACACACTTTTTCCTGGATCGAAGACACGACGCCACGAATGCAGGAAAGGCACATCAACAGAGAATCCCAAGTTCTCTGCGCCCTCCGGAGCGCGacaaaaacggaaaaaagaggaatCACGAAGTTGCGTCATTAAGTCCGTGGTCGACGTCCAACAGGTGAGATGCTTTCGATAACAAACGATACGAGGGACGTGCTCTCTCAGCATTCGAAACTCTGACTCTAACGCGTCTGCCAAGTTCGCCACTCCCGCATGCGGATGCTACAGGATCTACAGAGGCGTCTTGGCGAAGACTCTTCGCATTGGAATTTGTTGCGGCTCTGCATACTCGCGTTTCAGACCCCCTGATGGGCTATGTCCATCAGGGACTGCTCTCCAGTGAAGCACAACGAGAAGTCAAAGTCATCTCGACGAGAGTGGAGTACGCAGAACCCAGCAAAGCAATTCAAGACACGGGGGGCTCGAATGAATGAacctcctctttccttctgtgtgGTGGCGGCACACTGCGCCCTcagtttctgctttttcgtgTACACAATCGGTCCAGGGCGAGATCCCAAGACACCTAAACACTGTTTTTCATCCCTCCCAGTCACGTTAGTGGTGCGAAAGGCGCCGGAGAGTCGCAGTACATGGCGAAGAACAATGCCGCCCTGCGGAATCACCGGGAAACATGCTTGGCTTCGGgaccgcatgcagcgacctACGAGTAGTAAACAAGTAGAGCATTGAggcagcttcttctgtttAATGCACAGACTTACGAGTAACTGAGAATATGAAAAATCATGGTGatgtcgtcttctctgtagTCCAGTTCATCCGGTTCCGGCCGTGTGACGTAGAAAAACTCCCAAGGAATCGCTCTTTCCAGAGGATCTTCAAGGTCGCGAACGTTTGCCCTGAAAGCGAGCCCCTGTGATTGagcgcggagaaaaggaaattgGACACAACTGCATCTGAAACAGAGTCGTGTGACGACGTAGGCGAGATGACACTCTCAAGAAAGACAAGCGGTTGAGCAACTGCGTATGAAAACGAAGTCAACGGTGGGAGACAAGGCACAGATACAAAAAGCAGATTTAACGTTACgtcagaagaaacgcacaaGCATGAGTTCACGTTTAAAGCATACCCGTAACAGACCAGATGTAGGCCAAATCAACGCGAAGACGAATTGCCTGTGACTAAGAACATATCGAGGCGAAAGACGCACGAGGCACGACAAATCCACGTACGAAATCATCACATTGAATACATCGTGTTTTGATCATATCACAGCGAACGTATGTTTGACCTGAGGCAAGAGCCCAAGGACACCCTCACTTCTTCGTGTGCAACAGTGCAACCCTATGAACAAATAGAAAGAGACATACACACGCTGATCCATCAACAAGCAAGTCACGGCGACCAGCGATAGCAAGAAAACGCTCTCTCCCGGCAAGTAGTCACAAAGATGTCAAGACAGACAGCAATTGTAAGTGACTCACTAAGCGGGTGAGATAAAGCGTCGAATCAAAGAAAGGTCTGGTGTTTGCGACACAGTCTGGGGGAAGGTCAAAGAGGGTGTGAAGCGACTGATTCGTCATTGTCACTTCGATTGGCGTTTCAGTCTGGGACGAACCAgcacaaaagaagaaattgCGAATGCAAAGACGCTCCGGAGATTTGCGTCGAAGAAAACCGGAAatcgacggagacacctgacGAGCGACCCTTAACGGATCCCCCCTCTATGAAGGGATCCGGAGGCAAACGCCACAGAGATGCGAAAGGCCGACTCTCCCTCTTAACGCCCATTTGAACATGCACCTGCCTTCCTGAGAGAGACGGATACCTCCAGAAGCACCTCATGTCAAGATGCGCATACACACGGAATACGAGTGTACAATTCGGTGTCGCTATATGAGAGTGACCCTCTCGGTTCTCTTCCAAGGCGTTTCAACGTCGACAACTCAACCCCACAAGGCCCTCAGAAGTGGATGTTCAGATGCTCTTGAGACGAACAGCGAACCCAGTCGTGCACCGCGGCCATGGCGCTCTGAGGGGGAGGTGCGTATCAGTCGCCAACGCGCCGCAAAACAATCGTCAGAGAGTCTCACAGCGGGAGCAGGCCACTCCACCACCCCAGGAGTCAAACGCGCTCAAACCGCGTTGGTAACGATCGGAAGCGCGCAGATGCGTCtcgacacacagacagagccAGCCCAGATCTACAGACGGCGTCGGCGACGAGGCCCCCGCGGGACCGCCGACTCGGCAAAAGCAACACAGCACACTCCTattctgcagagacgacgacgTCCAACTGCGACAGTGAAACGAGACTGAACCACTACGCCCACCGCAAGGAGAAGGGGGACTGAGTCTGCATGGTTGCCTGTTTTGAAGAAGGTCTCGCTACCGTTTGGCGGAGACTCTTGCCAGCGAGGACAGAAGGCTAGCTGTTTCCTTATTTGGCTGAGAAGAACGTCTGATTTACTTGCGATCCAGTGAAGTGGAAAACACTCTGGTTCTAGACTCAACGGGACAGGCAGATCTGGCCGCAACTCatcgcctttcttctgagACCTTCGTCAGATTGCCTTACCTCGGCCAGGTATTCCAGCATCAGTCTCGCGGTCACTGAATTGACAGTTACAGGGCCTTTGACCGCAACAGAGTAGACGAACGGATTGGCCAAGTTCGACCCCTCCATGCGACGCGCAACTCGAATTTGAATGGAGCTCCCTAcctgagagaaaacaaaggccggagtgcatgcatgacACCTCATCTGTCTGGATTGGCAAAGCTCGACACACGACGCAAAGCCACCAGCCTCCCAGACAAAGCCGCCGTCTAAAACGCCTCGTGGGCTGAGCATGTGCACCCAACACAGCCGCAAAAAACGGAACCATTCAAACCGACTCGCACTCATTTTCAGTATCCATGTAGACGACACACAAGAGACCCATGTCCCCTAACGTATGCGACTCGGTGCAAGGAAAGGAAATACCAATGGATGCATATACAAGTTTTCCTTCCACTCACATGTGCATTTACGTCAACACATGAAGATGCGGATTCAGTGATTTCGTTCGACAGCGTAGTCCGTCCTTTTCCATGTACCGGATTTCATACGTTTTGGGAGACACGAGTGTCTGCGGGTCTTCGCAGTGAAGAGCGTTTGATTTCAGGATGATAAAACAGGAATAAGAGAATGCGCAAACATCTCGActtctgcagaaaaacgtTGTCCCTGTGTCGCTGTCTGGCTTACGTATCGTTCCTCGATTCTCAAGGAAAGCCCAGTCTTTATGGGCACTGTTGGAAAGGAGGGATCCTTCCCTGGCTCATTTGAGAAAAACCACTCGACAACTCGAGCAGGCGCCTTATTCACCAGTCGAGCTGTGAGATCTTTCATCCGCACAGTGCTCCCTGGAAGACGGGTGAAATCCAGAACGCAGGGGAGGCCAGAACGGTCAAACGGAGTAGAATGTGAAACGAAGAAAGTTGTCCAGACCTGACAGACGTCCATCTCGAGAGCCCGGTTGGCCCGCGTTGAGGTGATCATCAAAGTTGAAAGAAATCCAGCTGAAACGTGTGCTCTAATACAACAGAGAcaacaaagagaagacaacaaagaaacgaccgaagagagaaggagcaacTGCAGAAGAGCATGAGCGTCGTTCgactgttctctctcttctcctctttatCTGTATCCTTTCTcatgcttcctctctcctcccgtcCCTCCTTTCCCTCGTCGGTCTTGTCTCACCAGACTCGCAGACTCCTTCAATGGACACAGGGAACCGACTGGACCATGCGGCTTGGACTTCATCTTCAGAAGACGATGACTCATCGTCCTGAAAAAAAGCGCACGATAACGCAGCTCCTCAGATGTCATACAAAAACGCGCAAACAATCATTCTGACttcagtttcttccttctggaCCCTCCCGCGTTCTCCTGGTTGTTCTCCCCCTAGATCACTTTCGCGTCCTagctctcttcgtcctcctgctctctctctctcgttctttctctccttctctcgtcttcgcccccttcttctctctctcgttctttctcttcttctccctcaggTTCTTTCCTTGTTCGGCTCCTTCTTCCAAGAACGAGACTGGAGGCAGCGTCTTCATCCATGAACGCAGAGAGTGATACAGTTGTGTCCACGCTACGATCGTCTACAGATACAGAGATATGGGCTTGTTTCTACGCGTGTagggcagaagaggaaattTTGttgcagacgagaagacagaaaacgcggaGCGCCGAAGGAGGTGGAGAAACGGGGAACAGAACTCCAATGCTCCTTACACCCTGAGTTATGGTGGGCCTCTCAACTGCACATGCACAAGGTTTATCTCCGTGTAGCGGACATCCCGTGCGTCTCTGAAGAGccatttttctctgtcggcgTTGTTGACTGAGCGCACGAGGACAAAACGCCGAAACGAAGACAGGAGTGAATGATGTGGTTTGGCCTGTGCAGCGAGAGGCTTTGTATGGCACGACAAATCGAAACAACGAGGCAAGAGATACaatcgtttcttcgtctcgacAGAAGCGGCCTCCAGCCTCCCAGGAAAACCTTGTGGGTCGGCAGCAGAGTTCAAATCTCGACACGGAGAGCGAATCCGATTTACGAGACGAGGTGAAGCCGATCACATGTGTAGATACACCCGACGCGGAGGGGGGCCCTATGAAGGGTCGCTGGGCCAAGGGGAGAGGCACAAAGAGAAAGCCActgaaaggagaagagcatTCATCTTTTGAGACGGCAGAAAGCATTAACTGTCTCGTCAGCAGGACAGCGCATGCTGGTTGATCAAGGatacagagaaaaaaggaaaaagaggaacacAGGTTGTTGAGGCATCCGGCACCCTCCACACAAAAAACGAACGGACGCTCTAAAAAGCATCTGCGCAAACTGGCGAATCCAGTTCTTCCGCTTCGCATGGATTCAACCGCCTCCGAAAGGAAACTAGACGCAAGTGTGCAAAAAGACACTTTCCTTACGCTTGCGCTTTCTGTCGGCGTTCGTAATCGTCTTCATCGGTTCCCGACCAATCGCTGTCATCGGAGCCGTCGTCGTTCTTCATCAAGTCTGCACCACAGAAGATCGGCCGCGAGATCAGTCTTGAAGCAGAGATAAATACTGGTAGACATCCACGCATATGCTGAGTGAAAAACCAAGGGCAGCGAGCTGCGGTCGTGTCGAAATCGTGAATAGTCGACACGACCCATCCTTGAAAGCACAGAACTACGCTTTACACGTGagcgaagcgaaaaaagagaagcacTTCTAGTGAATCAACTCAGAAATAGATTATTATAACAGGGAATCAGAGAGTAATCAATTCTGAGGCAGGAGTGTTAACAATCTTGTTCTCTGAACGCAGCCGACAAACAATAAAACAACGAGTTTTGTGATTTCTCGCATACGTCTCCTGCGTCCTCGGTCGCCCTCAAAGCGCCCGCACGAAAGGCCGGATCGTCCACTGACGAGGAAAACAATGCGCGCAAGAACGAAACCttgaacgaggaagaagagtgaggagACGCGGGGATCAATTCAGAACCAGCTCCT from Toxoplasma gondii ME49 chromosome VIIa, whole genome shotgun sequence carries:
- a CDS encoding hypothetical protein (encoded by transcript TGME49_203160) translates to MGGTVSTEENKQWALEKVLFFDPETRPDPDEVLQGRGGAGCVKRFTPSSAKLCNRNFLIRFFIDGKGREFVLKLQNQPHCRLLLCDKSGEPIKEIRTTRIKYIQRQNVRVEVYVKTERNEMSSLSFDFENAKECDLFSEFFKMLFGIQVHHFGFRDMGSGMADLMKNDDGSDDSDWSGTDEDDYERRQKAQAQQRRQRKMALQRRTGCPLHGDKPCACAVERPTITQGDDESSSSEDEVQAAWSSRFPVSIEGVCESGSTVRMKDLTARLVNKAPARVVEWFFSNEPGKDPSFPTVPIKTGLSLRIEERYVGSSIQIRVARRMEGSNLANPFVYSVAVKGPVTVNSVTARLMLEYLAETETPIEVTMTNQSLHTLFDLPPDCVANTRPFFDSTLYLTRLGLAFRANVRDLEDPLERAIPWEFFYVTRPEPDELDYREDDITMIFHILSYSFSVAGFRETTVTIRLPSESIRDAVYHTVVFFRLQRKVTSYERFARDLATGNCTEIKHRYARLWTENSWTSYATLAPSQEALARVAEAAVAAGPYVPRPSAAARLPRTESSNCTPGKPKQKPAQPAARTGKSAAGREEAERKREAPAARAGGKQMPGDSGKAETQAPAKQSAAEAVRARLANKQPKRDYNGFAEVFAETVQTKPPPVKTPTKKAGPQ